The Magnetospirillum sp. 15-1 genome has a window encoding:
- a CDS encoding COQ9 family protein, whose protein sequence is MESRPLKDALVTAMLPHAAFDGWSQSTLAAAADDLGLERALLPRLFPRGAIDAVAHLVDHANRVMEADLAEAGLDGRGVGERVFLAVKLRLDRWSEHREAIRRATSLLALPRNLPLAARLTWGTADAVWLAVGDRSHDFSWYSKRATLAAVYSATLLYWLDDESENSADTWGFLRRRLADVRSLPQLRQKLEGLVGGRKAALMHRFKVPLPRA, encoded by the coding sequence ATGGAATCGCGTCCGCTCAAGGATGCCCTGGTGACCGCCATGCTGCCTCATGCCGCCTTCGACGGCTGGTCGCAGAGCACCCTGGCGGCGGCGGCCGACGACCTGGGGCTGGAGCGGGCGCTGCTGCCCCGCCTGTTCCCCAGGGGCGCCATCGACGCCGTGGCCCATCTGGTGGATCACGCCAACCGGGTCATGGAGGCCGATCTGGCCGAAGCCGGTCTGGACGGCCGTGGCGTGGGGGAGAGGGTGTTCCTGGCGGTGAAGCTGCGGCTGGATCGCTGGAGCGAGCACCGCGAGGCCATTCGCCGGGCCACCTCGCTGCTGGCCCTGCCGCGGAACCTGCCCCTGGCGGCGCGCCTGACCTGGGGCACCGCCGATGCCGTCTGGCTGGCGGTGGGCGACCGGTCTCATGATTTCTCGTGGTATTCCAAGCGCGCCACCCTGGCGGCGGTCTATTCCGCCACCTTGCTGTATTGGCTGGACGACGAGTCGGAAAATTCCGCCGACACCTGGGGCTTCCTGCGGCGCCGTCTGGCCGACGTGCGTTCGCTGCCGCAATTGCGCCAGAAGCTCGAGGGGCTGGTGGGCGGCCGCAAGGCCGCCCTGATGCACCGTTTCAAGGTGCCCCTGCCGCGCGCCTGA
- a CDS encoding suppressor protein — MSIASVGNQSSIQSMLLTDLKKNGLSSEVASQVGSEIDSVFQSQSSSSGTPPSPTDVRAAIEAKLKEDVSSGSLTQEQADAVVKALDEFESQIQQSGGPSGSQSAGGSQKGPDAAELFSKLDSDGDGKVTRDEFVSGRPDDVSEEDAGKFYDKIAENSGGDGSSGLSQTQFTTGLQNAGPPSGGGGASGAPPAGGGGGGGAAGGSSSGSSDEVVSVTTTTSADGTKTTVTKYGDGSSSTSVSYGQAEGGSSADKLQKILKSLTEGDSDSKDTASYLNKLLSGGLIDTVA; from the coding sequence ATGTCCATCGCATCCGTCGGGAACCAGTCATCCATACAATCGATGCTGCTGACCGACCTGAAAAAGAACGGCCTGTCGTCCGAGGTGGCGTCCCAGGTGGGATCGGAAATCGATTCCGTCTTCCAGTCGCAGTCCTCGTCGTCGGGCACGCCCCCCTCCCCCACCGACGTGCGCGCCGCCATCGAGGCCAAGCTGAAGGAGGATGTCTCCTCCGGCTCGCTGACCCAGGAGCAGGCCGATGCCGTGGTCAAGGCCCTCGACGAATTCGAGAGCCAGATTCAGCAATCGGGCGGCCCCAGCGGCAGCCAGAGCGCCGGTGGCAGCCAAAAGGGCCCCGACGCGGCGGAACTGTTCTCCAAGCTCGACAGCGACGGCGACGGCAAGGTCACCCGTGACGAATTCGTCTCCGGGCGCCCGGACGACGTCAGCGAGGAAGATGCCGGAAAGTTCTACGACAAGATCGCCGAGAACAGCGGCGGCGACGGCAGTTCCGGCCTCAGCCAGACCCAGTTCACCACCGGCCTGCAGAACGCCGGACCGCCCTCGGGCGGCGGCGGCGCCTCGGGCGCCCCTCCGGCGGGCGGTGGCGGCGGTGGCGGGGCGGCCGGCGGCAGTTCCAGCGGCTCGTCCGACGAAGTGGTTTCGGTCACCACCACCACCTCGGCCGACGGCACCAAGACCACCGTCACCAAGTATGGCGACGGTTCCAGTTCCACCTCGGTGTCCTATGGCCAGGCGGAAGGCGGCTCCAGCGCCGACAAGCTGCAGAAGATCCTCAAGTCGCTGACCGAGGGCGATTCCGATTCCAAGGACACGGCGTCCTATCTGAACAAGCTGCTGTCGGGCGGCCTGATCGACACGGTCGCCTGA
- the rpsU gene encoding 30S ribosomal protein S21 has protein sequence MQVLVRDNNVDQALKALKKKMQREGVFREMKLRRNYEKPSERRAREKAEAVRRARKLERKRLEREGF, from the coding sequence GTGCAAGTTCTCGTTCGTGACAACAATGTCGATCAGGCCCTGAAGGCGCTCAAGAAGAAGATGCAGCGCGAGGGGGTTTTCCGCGAGATGAAGCTTCGCAGGAACTACGAAAAGCCGTCCGAGCGTCGCGCCCGTGAAAAGGCCGAAGCCGTGCGCCGTGCCCGCAAGCTGGAGCGCAAGCGCCTGGAGCGCGAGGGCTTCTAA